From Scleropages formosus chromosome 9, fSclFor1.1, whole genome shotgun sequence, one genomic window encodes:
- the klhl26 gene encoding kelch-like protein 26 → MAESGGDEFSSDRAQRSMANKNSTLRCTFSAPSHSATLLQGLSVLRAQGQLLDVVLAINEERFQVHKAVLASCSDYFRAMFTGGMREASQDTIELKGLSARGLKHIIDFAYSAEVTLDLDCIQDVLGAAVFLQMVPVVELCEEFLKSAMSVETCLNIGQMATTFSLSSLKESVDIFTFRHFLQIAEEDDFLHIPMERLVFFLQSNKLKNCSEIDLFHAAIRWLQHNEARRAEASEVLCHVRFPLMRSSELVDRVQTVDIMVEDVLCRQYLLEAFNYQILPFRQHEMQSPRTVIRSDVVSLVAFGGTPYTDNDRTVSSKVYFLSDSAARQFKELAEMESGCSHACVAVLDNFVYVVGGQHLQYRSGEGAVDMCFRYDPHLSQWLRIQPMQESRIQFQLNVLQGQLYATGGRNRSGSLSSVERYCPKKNKWTYVESLKRRIWGHAGTTCEDKLYISGGYGVSVEDKKSLHCYELSSDQWEFKSPMNEPRVLHAMVSAKGRIYALGGRMDHVDRCFDVLAVEYYVPDTDQWTMVSPMRAGQSEAGCCLLDKKIYIVGGYNWHLNNVTSIVQVYNTETDEWERDLHFPESFAGIACTPLILPQTTTQR, encoded by the exons ATGGCGGAGTCGGGCGGAGACGAGTTCTCTTCGGATCGCGCACAGCGCAG TATGGCAAACAAAAATAGCACCCTCCGCTGCACATTCTCAGCCCCCAGTCACAGTGCAACGCTTCTGCAGGGGCTCTCTGTCCTCCGTGCCCAGGGCCAGCTCCTGGATGTGGTGCTGGCAATCAACGAGGAGCGCTTCCAGGTCCATAAGGCAGTGCTTGCTTCTTGCAGTGATTACTTCAG AGCCATGTTCACAGGGGGCATGCGGGAGGCCAGTCAGGACACCATTGAGTTGAAGGGACTCTCAGCACGTGGACTGAAGCACATCATTGACTTCGCGTACAGTGCAGAGGTCACACTGGACCTGGACTGTATCCAGGATGTCCTGGGAGCTGCCGTCTTCCTGCAGATGGTGCCTGTGGTAGAGCTTTGTGAGGAGTTCCTGAAGTCGGCCATGAGCGTAGAGACATGCCTGAACATTGGCCAGATGGCCACCACCTTTAGTTTGTCTTCCCTGAAGGAGTCAGTGGACATCTTCACTTTCCGCCACTTCCTGCAGATTGCAGAAGAGGATGACTTCCTGCACATTCCTATGGAGCGCCTGGTGTTCTTCCTGCAGAGCAACAAGCTGAAGAACTGCAGCGAGATCGACCTGTTCCATGCAGCAATCCGCTGGCTGCAGCACAATGAAGCAAGGCGGGCCGAGGCCAGCGAGGTGCTGTGCCACGTGCGCTTCCCTCTCATGCGCTCCTCTGAGCTGGTTGACAGGGTCCAGACTGTGGACATCATGGTGGAGGACGTGTTGTGCAGGCAGTATCTTCTAGAGGCCTTCAACTATCAGATCCTCCCTTTCAGGCAGCACGAGATGCAGTCGCCACGGACTGTCATCCGCTCGGACGTGGTGTCTCTCGTTGCATTTGGTGGGACGCCGTACACGGACAATGACCGCACGGTGAGCAGTAAGGTGTACTTCCTCTCGGACTCTGCTGCACGGCAGTTCAAGGAGCTGGCAGAGATGGAGAGTGGGTGTAGCCACGCTTGCGTGGCTGTTTTGGATAACTTTGTATATGTGGTCGGCGGGCAACACCTGCAGTACCGTAGCGGGGAGGGCGCAGTGGACATGTGCTTCCGTTATGATCCGCACTTGAGCCAGTGGTTGCGCATACAGCCCATGCAGGAGAGCCGCATCCAGTTCCAGCTCAATGTGCTGCAGGGCCAGCTGTATGCCACGGGGGGACGCAATCGGTCTGGCAGCTTGTCATCTGTAGAGCGTTACTGCCCGAAGAAGAACAAGTGGACCTATGTGGAATCCCTCAAGCGCAGAATCTGGGGTCATGCAGGAACCACCTGCGAGGACAAGCTGTACATCTCGGGCGGATACGGGGTCTCGGTAGAGGACAAGAAGTCGTTGCACTGTTACGAGCTCAGCTCTGACCAGTGGGAGTTCAAATCCCCCATGAATGAACCGCGAGTGCTACACGCTATGGTCAGTGCCAAGGGCCGTATCTATGCCCTTGGAGGTCGGATGGACCACGTAGATCGCTGCTTTGATGTTCTTGCTGTGGAGTACTATGTTCCGGACACAGACCAGTGGACCATGGTCAGCCCCATGCGTGCAGGTCAGTCAGAGGCGGGCTGCTGCTTGTTGgacaaaaaaatctacattgTGGGTGGATACAATTGGCACCTCAATAATGTCACCAGCATTGTGCAAGTGTACAACACTGAAACTGATGAGTGGGAGCGGGACTTGCACTTTCCAGAGTCCTTTGCTGGAATTGCATGTACGCCACTCATACTTCCACAGACCACAACCCAACGGTAG